One Ignavibacterium album JCM 16511 genomic region harbors:
- the mntA gene encoding type VII toxin-antitoxin system MntA family adenylyltransferase antitoxin, with product MDKDKIKKKIYDYLISLDEISFAYLFGSFVEKEKYRDIDIAVYLKDDFNYKDFTKYPFGYQSAILGKLSLELKTDKIDLVILNEADILLFQKIITSGELLFERDKSLRVYVTNSIRKEYIDTIPYRNLKFKTIKKKLNAR from the coding sequence ATGGATAAGGATAAAATCAAAAAAAAGATTTATGATTATCTGATATCACTTGATGAAATCAGCTTTGCTTATCTGTTTGGATCATTCGTTGAGAAAGAAAAATACAGAGATATAGACATTGCTGTTTATCTTAAAGATGATTTTAATTACAAGGATTTTACAAAATATCCTTTCGGATATCAATCAGCAATTTTGGGGAAGTTAAGTCTCGAATTAAAAACGGATAAAATTGACCTGGTAATCCTAAATGAAGCTGATATTCTTCTTTTTCAGAAAATAATAACTTCAGGAGAGCTATTATTTGAAAGGGATAAATCTCTAAGAGTTTATGTAACTAATTCAATAAGAAAAGAATATATTGACACAATTCCTTATCGTAACTTGAAATTTAAAACAATTAAGAAAAAACTTAATGCACGATAA
- a CDS encoding NUDIX hydrolase — translation MRVISNLIEAHIFREKDSEIEFLLLKRAPYQYYPNLWQMVSGKIKDDEKAYETALREIKEETGLIPEKIWIAPNINSFYSPDDEYISLIPVFAAKVAFDSDVKISSEHIEYKWLRPNDAKNLLAWEGQRKSVDIITEYFFHRKSFLNFVEIKIS, via the coding sequence ATGAGAGTAATTTCAAACCTTATTGAAGCACATATATTCAGAGAAAAAGATAGTGAGATAGAATTCCTGCTTTTGAAGCGAGCACCATATCAATATTATCCAAATCTTTGGCAAATGGTTTCCGGTAAAATAAAAGATGATGAAAAGGCTTATGAAACAGCGTTGCGGGAAATAAAAGAGGAAACCGGTTTAATTCCCGAAAAAATCTGGATTGCACCAAACATAAATTCTTTTTATTCACCTGATGATGAATACATTTCGTTAATTCCGGTTTTTGCCGCTAAAGTTGCATTTGACTCAGATGTTAAAATCAGTTCTGAGCACATCGAGTATAAATGGCTAAGGCCAAATGATGCAAAAAATTTACTTGCGTGGGAAGGACAAAGAAAGTCAGTAGATATAATAACTGAATATTTTTTTCACAGAAAAAGTTTTTTGAATTTTGTTGAGATAAAGATTAGCTGA
- the hepT gene encoding type VII toxin-antitoxin system HepT family RNase toxin, whose amino-acid sequence MHDKEVLEKHLNALYLNLKNLEKHKGISESDLRNNIDLLWILERGIYLSLQNIFDTFVHYIVSYLNDEWESYADIAEVLFRNNIIDQEKKQLLIQMAGFRNRLSHDYLGLDNKVLIEIVNNRLDDFYYFAKIISNLIDENDH is encoded by the coding sequence ATGCACGATAAAGAAGTATTAGAAAAGCATCTTAACGCACTTTATTTAAATTTAAAGAATCTGGAAAAACACAAAGGCATTTCGGAAAGTGATTTAAGAAATAATATCGACCTTCTTTGGATTCTTGAGAGAGGAATTTATCTGTCACTTCAAAATATATTTGATACATTTGTACATTATATAGTTTCATATCTAAATGATGAATGGGAATCATATGCAGATATAGCAGAAGTATTGTTCAGAAATAATATTATTGACCAGGAGAAAAAACAGTTGTTAATTCAGATGGCTGGTTTTAGAAACAGATTAAGTCATGATTATCTTGGACTAGATAATAAGGTTCTAATAGAAATAGTAAATAATCGCTTGGATGACTTCTATTATTTCGCAAAAATTATTTCAAATCTAATTGATGAAAATGATCATTAG